From one Pseudomonas sp. S35 genomic stretch:
- a CDS encoding TIGR00730 family Rossman fold protein, with the protein MPYEPNDSLLQHFEKNGADLTQQVEAQLQLIAPDSPNIPLYRDMILTVLRMAQDDRNRWNAKITLQAIRELDNAFRVLEQFKGRRKVTVFGSARTPVESPLYALARDVGAALARSDLMVITGGGGGIMAAAHEGAGLEHSLGFNITLPFEQHANPTIDGTENLLSFHFFFTRKLFFVKEADGLVLCPGGFGTLDEALEVLTLIQTGKSPLVPVVLLDAPGGGFWQGALDFIRSQLEANRYILPTDLKLIRLVYSAEEAVEEINQFYANFHSTRWLKREFVVRMNHPLSDRALAYLQNEFASLRLNGDFQQLAYTGEEHDEARFSHLTRLVFNFNGRDQGRLRELVDYINLPENWVQAQGKTQQRVTPQTA; encoded by the coding sequence ATGCCTTACGAACCGAATGACAGCCTGCTCCAGCATTTCGAAAAGAATGGAGCCGACCTCACCCAGCAGGTCGAAGCCCAACTCCAGCTGATCGCCCCCGACAGCCCGAATATCCCTCTGTATCGCGACATGATCCTCACCGTGCTGCGCATGGCCCAGGACGACCGCAACCGCTGGAATGCCAAGATCACCCTGCAAGCCATCCGTGAACTGGACAACGCCTTTCGTGTACTCGAACAGTTCAAGGGCCGGCGCAAGGTCACGGTGTTCGGTTCGGCACGGACACCGGTGGAAAGCCCGCTGTATGCGCTGGCCCGTGACGTCGGCGCCGCACTGGCGCGCTCCGACCTGATGGTGATCACCGGCGGCGGCGGCGGCATTATGGCCGCGGCGCACGAAGGTGCCGGCTTGGAACATAGCCTGGGGTTCAATATCACTCTGCCGTTTGAACAGCATGCCAACCCGACCATTGATGGCACCGAGAACCTGCTGTCATTCCACTTCTTCTTTACCCGCAAGCTGTTCTTCGTCAAGGAAGCCGATGGACTGGTGTTGTGCCCCGGCGGTTTTGGCACGTTGGATGAAGCACTGGAAGTGCTGACACTGATCCAGACCGGCAAGAGCCCACTGGTGCCGGTGGTTTTGTTGGACGCGCCGGGTGGTGGGTTCTGGCAAGGCGCGCTGGATTTTATCCGCAGCCAGTTGGAAGCCAATCGCTACATTCTGCCGACCGACCTCAAACTGATAAGGCTGGTATACAGCGCTGAAGAGGCGGTCGAAGAGATCAACCAGTTTTATGCCAACTTCCATTCCACACGCTGGCTCAAGCGTGAGTTTGTAGTGCGCATGAATCATCCGCTCAGTGACCGCGCATTGGCCTATTTGCAGAATGAGTTTGCTAGCCTGCGCCTGAACGGGGACTTCCAGCAGCTCGCCTATACCGGCGAGGAACATGATGAAGCTCGGTTCAGCCATTTAACGCGGTTGGTGTTCAACTTTAATGGGCGGGATCAGGGTCGGTTGCGGGAGTTGGTGGATTACATCAATTTGCCGGAGAACTGGGTGCAGGCTCAGGGGAAGACGCAGCAACGGGTGACGCCGCAGACGGCTTGA
- a CDS encoding PA3611 family quorum-sensing-regulated virulence factor, which translates to MLRSMLRLAAPSIALALVLPVGAQAASLLEAQMNRKLQSVAAESNKDLPREIDEKTLEVAYTVEGMQLIDHLSVLPDRAEQMRANPKAVYFQLGQSVCLNKGYRELMAKGAVMRYEITENKTNRPVASVKFAEADCPAPAKKKK; encoded by the coding sequence ATGCTGCGTTCCATGCTGCGCCTTGCCGCCCCATCCATCGCCCTTGCGTTGGTATTGCCCGTGGGCGCTCAGGCGGCCTCGCTGCTGGAGGCCCAGATGAACAGGAAACTGCAAAGCGTCGCGGCTGAGAGCAACAAGGACTTGCCCCGGGAAATCGACGAAAAAACCCTGGAAGTGGCCTACACCGTTGAAGGCATGCAACTGATCGATCACCTTAGCGTGCTGCCAGACCGCGCCGAACAGATGCGCGCCAACCCCAAAGCGGTGTATTTCCAGCTCGGCCAGAGTGTTTGCCTGAACAAAGGCTACCGCGAGCTGATGGCCAAGGGCGCGGTAATGCGCTACGAAATCACCGAGAACAAGACCAACCGGCCTGTGGCTTCGGTGAAATTCGCGGAAGCGGATTGCCCGGCACCGGCGAAGAAGAAAAAGTAA
- a CDS encoding tRNA-uridine aminocarboxypropyltransferase, with the protein MSHAVSRLRTQRLARAIKPFVNRGSRAERCAGCRVIPQYCLCAWRPKVEARCAMCLLMHDVEPMKPSNTGWLIADVIDDTTAFAWSRTEVDPDLLTLLADPQWQPYIVFPGEFVAPERVVSEVKVEEGKRPLFILLDGTWSEARKMFRKSPYLEHLPVLSLAPEQLSRYKLRRSKRDDHFCTAEVAALCLELADDGAASEVLDAYLDVFSTHYLAAKFQMPLDATDVVHTRLSPYIPAV; encoded by the coding sequence ATGAGCCACGCCGTTTCCCGCCTGCGGACCCAGCGCCTGGCGCGTGCTATCAAGCCTTTTGTCAATCGTGGCTCGCGTGCCGAACGCTGCGCGGGTTGCCGGGTCATCCCGCAATATTGTTTGTGTGCCTGGCGCCCCAAGGTCGAGGCGCGCTGCGCGATGTGCCTGCTGATGCATGATGTCGAGCCGATGAAGCCCAGCAATACCGGCTGGCTGATCGCCGATGTCATTGACGACACCACGGCTTTCGCCTGGTCGCGCACCGAGGTGGACCCGGATTTGCTCACCTTGCTGGCAGACCCACAATGGCAACCCTACATCGTGTTCCCGGGTGAGTTCGTGGCGCCCGAACGGGTTGTCAGCGAGGTCAAGGTGGAGGAGGGCAAGCGCCCGCTGTTTATATTGCTTGATGGCACCTGGAGCGAAGCGCGCAAGATGTTCCGCAAAAGCCCTTACCTGGAGCACTTGCCCGTTTTAAGCCTGGCCCCGGAACAGCTCTCGCGCTACAAACTGCGCCGCTCCAAACGCGATGATCATTTTTGCACCGCCGAAGTCGCGGCGCTGTGCCTGGAGCTTGCTGATGACGGCGCTGCGAGCGAGGTCCTGGATGCCTACCTCGATGTTTTCAGCACTCATTACCTGGCGGCCAAGTTCCAGATGCCTTTGGATGCGACAGACGTCGTGCATACTCGTCTCTCGCCCTACATCCCGGCGGTATAA
- the erdR gene encoding response regulator transcription factor ErdR: MATYEILIADDHPLFRSALHQAVTLGLGPDVRLVEVASIAELEARLTEKSDWDLVLLDLNMPGAYGFSGLVLLRGQYPQIPVVMVSAQEDADVVVRSKEFGASGFIPKSSAMEDIQKAVRTVLDGDVSWPPQAFEEINVSDEAKAARDGLASLTPQQFRVLTMVCEGLLNKQIAYELSVSEATIKAHVTAIFRKLNVRTRTQAALLLQQLESISQ; this comes from the coding sequence ATGGCCACATACGAAATCCTGATAGCCGATGACCACCCGCTGTTTCGCAGTGCGCTGCATCAGGCCGTGACGCTGGGCCTTGGCCCCGATGTCCGTCTGGTTGAAGTCGCCAGCATTGCCGAGCTGGAAGCCCGACTCACCGAAAAGTCCGACTGGGACCTGGTGCTGCTCGACCTGAACATGCCCGGTGCCTATGGTTTCTCGGGGCTGGTGTTGTTGCGCGGGCAATACCCGCAGATCCCTGTGGTAATGGTCTCGGCCCAGGAAGACGCCGATGTGGTGGTGCGCTCCAAGGAGTTTGGCGCCAGCGGTTTCATTCCCAAGTCCAGCGCCATGGAAGATATCCAGAAGGCCGTGCGCACGGTATTGGACGGCGATGTCTCCTGGCCGCCCCAGGCGTTCGAAGAAATCAACGTATCGGACGAGGCCAAGGCCGCCCGCGATGGCTTGGCCAGTCTGACGCCGCAGCAGTTCCGAGTGTTGACCATGGTCTGTGAGGGGCTGTTGAACAAGCAGATCGCCTATGAGCTGAGCGTGTCGGAGGCGACTATCAAGGCGCACGTGACGGCGATTTTCCGCAAGCTGAACGTGCGGACGCGCACTCAGGCCGCGCTGCTCTTGCAACAACTTGAGTCAATTTCGCAGTAA
- a CDS encoding diacylglycerol kinase, with protein MSPFKGQTGIKRIFNAGGYSLDGLRAAFTGEAAFRQLVLLNVILIPLSFFLNVSRVERALLIAVCLLALIVELLNSAVEAAIDRISLDRHPLSKNAKDMGSAAQFVALTMITLVWAVILI; from the coding sequence ATGTCGCCTTTCAAGGGTCAAACCGGTATCAAACGTATCTTCAATGCAGGGGGTTATTCCCTGGATGGCCTGCGCGCGGCGTTCACAGGTGAGGCGGCCTTCCGCCAACTGGTGCTGCTCAATGTCATCCTGATTCCGCTGAGCTTTTTCCTCAACGTCAGCCGGGTCGAGCGTGCCTTGCTGATTGCGGTGTGCCTGTTGGCGTTGATCGTCGAGTTGCTCAACTCGGCCGTGGAAGCGGCAATCGACCGCATCTCGCTGGATCGCCACCCGCTGTCGAAAAACGCCAAGGACATGGGCAGCGCTGCGCAATTCGTCGCACTGACCATGATCACCCTGGTGTGGGCCGTAATCCTGATCTAA
- a CDS encoding LysR family transcriptional regulator, whose amino-acid sequence MRFTLRQLQVFVAVAQQESVSRAAGLLALSQSAASTSITELERQSSCQLFDRAGKRLSLNALGHQLLPQAVALLDQAKEIEDLLNGKSGFGSLAVGATLTIGNYLATLLIGSFMQQHPESQVKLHVQNTANIVHQVAHYEIDLGLIEGDCSHPDIEVQTWVEDELVVFCAPQHHLAKRGVATLQELTHEAWILREQGSGTRLTFDQAMRHHRSALNIRLELEHTEAIKRAVESGLGIGCISRLALRDAFRRGSLVPVETPDLDLARQFYFIWHKQKYQTSAMREFLELCRAFTAGVQRSDEIVLPSIA is encoded by the coding sequence ATGCGATTTACTCTCCGTCAACTGCAAGTCTTCGTCGCCGTTGCCCAGCAGGAAAGCGTCTCGCGCGCTGCTGGCCTTCTGGCCTTATCTCAATCCGCCGCCAGCACTTCGATTACCGAGCTGGAGCGCCAATCGAGCTGCCAATTATTCGACCGCGCCGGTAAACGCTTGAGCCTCAACGCCCTCGGCCATCAGCTGTTGCCCCAAGCCGTAGCGCTGCTGGACCAGGCCAAGGAAATCGAGGACCTGCTCAACGGCAAGTCCGGCTTCGGCTCCCTCGCCGTCGGCGCGACCCTGACCATCGGCAATTACCTGGCCACTCTGCTGATCGGCAGTTTCATGCAGCAGCACCCCGAGAGCCAGGTAAAGCTGCATGTGCAGAACACTGCCAATATCGTGCACCAGGTTGCGCATTACGAAATTGACCTGGGTCTAATCGAAGGCGACTGCAGCCACCCGGACATCGAAGTGCAAACCTGGGTGGAAGACGAACTGGTGGTGTTTTGCGCGCCGCAGCATCACCTGGCCAAACGCGGCGTGGCGACGCTGCAAGAGCTGACCCACGAAGCGTGGATCCTGCGGGAACAAGGCTCAGGCACGCGCCTGACGTTCGACCAAGCCATGCGCCATCACCGTAGCGCGCTGAACATCCGCCTGGAGCTTGAGCACACTGAGGCAATCAAGCGCGCAGTGGAATCGGGACTGGGAATTGGTTGTATCTCGCGCCTGGCACTGCGCGACGCGTTCCGCCGCGGCAGCCTGGTGCCGGTGGAAACCCCGGACCTGGACCTGGCACGGCAGTTTTATTTCATCTGGCATAAACAGAAGTACCAGACCTCGGCGATGCGCGAGTTCCTGGAGCTGTGCCGCGCCTTCACCGCTGGGGTTCAGCGCAGCGATGAAATCGTGCTGCCGAGTATTGCCTGA
- the fpr gene encoding ferredoxin-NADP reductase produces MSNMNHERVLSVHHWNDTLFSFKCTRDPGLRFENGQFVMIGLQQPNGRPLMRAYSIASPNWEEHLEFFSIKVPDGPLTSQLQHLKEGDEIIISKKPTGTLVLDDLKPGKHLYLLSTGTGLAPFMSVIQDPETYERFEKVILCHGVRYVNEVAYREFITEHLPQNEFFGEALRDKLIYYPTVTREPFENEGRLTDLMRSGKLFSDIGLPPINPEDDRAMLCGSPSMLDETSEVLNSFGLKVSPRMREPGDYLIERAFVEK; encoded by the coding sequence ATGAGCAACATGAACCACGAGCGTGTCCTCAGTGTTCATCACTGGAACGACACTCTGTTCAGCTTCAAGTGCACCCGCGATCCGGGCCTGCGCTTCGAGAACGGTCAGTTCGTGATGATCGGCCTGCAACAGCCTAACGGCCGCCCGCTCATGCGCGCTTACTCCATTGCCAGCCCGAATTGGGAAGAGCATCTGGAGTTCTTCAGCATCAAGGTGCCGGATGGCCCGCTGACTTCCCAGTTGCAGCATCTGAAGGAAGGCGACGAGATCATCATCAGCAAAAAACCGACAGGCACCCTGGTGCTTGACGATTTGAAGCCCGGCAAGCACCTCTACCTGCTCAGCACCGGCACTGGCCTCGCTCCGTTCATGAGCGTGATCCAGGACCCGGAAACCTACGAGCGTTTCGAAAAAGTGATCCTGTGCCACGGCGTGCGTTACGTCAACGAAGTCGCTTACCGCGAATTCATCACCGAGCACCTGCCGCAGAACGAGTTCTTCGGCGAGGCCCTGCGTGACAAGTTGATCTACTACCCAACCGTGACCCGCGAGCCGTTCGAAAACGAAGGCCGCCTGACCGACCTGATGCGCAGCGGCAAGCTGTTCAGCGACATCGGCCTGCCACCGATCAACCCCGAGGACGACCGCGCCATGCTGTGCGGTAGCCCAAGCATGTTGGACGAAACCAGCGAAGTGTTGAACAGCTTCGGCCTGAAGGTTTCGCCACGTATGCGTGAGCCGGGTGACTATCTGATCGAGCGTGCGTTCGTCGAGAAGTAA
- the tsaA gene encoding tRNA (N6-threonylcarbamoyladenosine(37)-N6)-methyltransferase TrmO, protein MSYQVSPVGFVRSCFKEKFAIPRQPQLAPAARGVLELVAPFDQGEAVQGLEQVSHVWLLFLFHQALEDKPRLKVRPPRLGGNTSMGVFATRATHRPNGIGQSVVKLDKVEPGRLWISGIDLLDGTPVLDIKPYVPYADIVDTATNGIASAAPQLIPVQWLKTALQQAQGHAQRLGEPLVALIDQCLAQDPRPAYQTPGPEREYGAQFWDVDVRWHYPEPGMICVLEILPAG, encoded by the coding sequence ATGAGTTACCAAGTCTCGCCCGTCGGTTTCGTACGCTCCTGCTTCAAGGAGAAGTTCGCCATCCCACGCCAACCGCAACTGGCGCCCGCCGCCCGTGGCGTGCTGGAGTTGGTGGCACCGTTCGACCAGGGTGAGGCAGTGCAGGGTTTGGAGCAGGTCAGCCATGTGTGGTTGTTGTTTCTGTTCCACCAGGCCTTGGAAGACAAGCCGCGCCTGAAAGTGCGGCCGCCGCGCCTGGGTGGGAATACGTCCATGGGCGTGTTTGCTACCCGCGCAACTCATCGACCCAACGGTATCGGCCAGTCGGTGGTGAAGCTGGACAAGGTAGAACCGGGCCGGCTGTGGATTTCCGGGATTGATCTGCTCGATGGCACGCCGGTGTTGGATATCAAGCCGTATGTGCCCTATGCCGACATCGTTGATACCGCTACCAACGGCATCGCCAGTGCTGCGCCGCAGCTGATTCCCGTGCAGTGGCTGAAGACGGCGTTGCAGCAGGCACAAGGCCACGCACAGCGCCTGGGCGAACCGTTGGTGGCGTTGATTGATCAGTGCTTGGCGCAGGACCCACGGCCGGCGTATCAGACGCCTGGGCCTGAGCGCGAGTATGGCGCGCAGTTCTGGGACGTGGATGTGCGCTGGCACTATCCCGAACCGGGGATGATTTGTGTGCTGGAAATACTTCCCGCTGGATAA
- a CDS encoding DUF1456 family protein, producing MIHNDVLRSVRYMLDISDNKMVEIIKLGGMDVTKDDLLTYLKKDEEEGFVFCPDEVMAYFLDGLVIFKRGKDESRPPQPIETPVTNNIILKKLRVAFELKEDDMHAILKAAEFPVSKPELSALFRKFGHTNYRTCGDQLLRNFLKGLTLRVRA from the coding sequence ATGATTCACAACGACGTACTGCGCAGCGTGCGCTACATGCTCGACATCAGCGACAACAAGATGGTCGAGATCATCAAGCTCGGCGGCATGGACGTAACCAAGGACGACCTGCTGACCTACCTCAAGAAAGACGAGGAAGAAGGCTTCGTGTTCTGCCCGGATGAAGTCATGGCTTACTTCCTCGACGGCCTGGTGATCTTCAAGCGTGGCAAGGATGAAAGCCGCCCGCCGCAGCCGATCGAAACCCCGGTGACCAACAACATCATCCTGAAAAAGCTGCGCGTGGCCTTCGAACTGAAGGAAGACGACATGCACGCCATCCTCAAGGCTGCCGAGTTCCCGGTGTCCAAGCCAGAGCTGAGCGCGCTGTTTCGCAAGTTCGGCCACACCAACTACCGCACGTGTGGCGACCAGTTGCTGCGTAACTTCCTCAAGGGGCTGACCCTGCGGGTTCGTGCATAA
- a CDS encoding rRNA pseudouridine synthase, producing the protein MTDPIRLSKRLIELVGCSRREAELFIEGGWVSVDGEVIDEPQFKVTTQKVELDPDAKATVPEPVTILLHAPAGMDAETAMASISADTLSEEHRFSKRPLKGHFLRLTASADLQAKASGLLVFTQDWKILRKLTADAAKIEQEYVVEVEGDMVAHGLNRLNHGLTYKGKELPAVKASWQNENRLRFAMKNPQPGVIALFCEAVGLKVVAIRRIRIGGVSIGKVPVGQWRYLSGKEKF; encoded by the coding sequence ATGACTGACCCCATACGCCTCTCCAAACGCCTTATCGAACTGGTCGGTTGCTCCCGTCGGGAGGCTGAGCTGTTTATCGAAGGCGGCTGGGTCTCGGTGGACGGTGAAGTGATCGACGAGCCGCAGTTCAAGGTCACGACCCAGAAAGTCGAACTCGACCCCGACGCCAAGGCGACGGTGCCGGAACCAGTGACGATCCTGCTGCATGCCCCCGCCGGCATGGATGCTGAGACGGCAATGGCCTCGATCAGCGCCGACACCCTGTCCGAAGAACACCGCTTCAGCAAGCGCCCGCTCAAGGGTCACTTCCTGCGCCTGACCGCCAGCGCCGATCTGCAAGCCAAGGCCAGCGGGCTGTTGGTGTTTACCCAAGACTGGAAGATCCTGCGCAAGTTGACCGCCGATGCCGCCAAGATCGAGCAGGAATACGTGGTAGAGGTCGAGGGCGACATGGTTGCCCACGGCCTGAACCGCCTGAATCACGGTTTGACCTACAAAGGCAAAGAGCTGCCGGCGGTCAAAGCCAGCTGGCAGAACGAAAACCGCCTGCGGTTCGCGATGAAAAACCCGCAGCCAGGCGTGATCGCACTGTTTTGTGAAGCCGTTGGCCTGAAAGTCGTGGCCATCCGCCGCATCCGTATCGGCGGTGTGTCCATCGGCAAAGTGCCGGTCGGCCAATGGCGTTACCTGTCCGGCAAAGAGAAGTTCTAA
- a CDS encoding GNAT family N-acetyltransferase, which produces MRQHSVIHTPNTSDYAQLAQIWEASVRATHDFLPDSYIVLLKNLVLTRYLDAVMLICTKDSRQRISGFAGVAAGKVEMLFIDPQHRGQGLGRQLLWYAVEHMNAEVLDVNEQNPQALGFYLKLGFEVIGRTEHDGLGQPYPLLHMRLRQVHQQERRG; this is translated from the coding sequence ATGCGTCAGCACTCGGTTATCCACACACCCAACACCAGCGACTACGCGCAGTTGGCGCAGATTTGGGAGGCTTCAGTGCGGGCCACCCATGATTTTTTGCCGGACAGTTACATCGTGTTGCTCAAAAATCTGGTGCTGACCCGCTATCTGGACGCGGTGATGTTGATCTGCACCAAGGACTCGCGCCAACGCATCAGCGGGTTTGCCGGTGTTGCGGCGGGCAAGGTGGAGATGCTGTTTATCGACCCACAGCACCGCGGCCAGGGTCTGGGCCGGCAACTGCTGTGGTATGCGGTCGAGCACATGAATGCCGAGGTGCTGGACGTCAACGAACAGAACCCTCAAGCCCTGGGGTTTTACTTGAAGCTTGGGTTCGAGGTGATCGGACGCACGGAGCATGATGGCCTGGGCCAGCCTTATCCATTGCTGCATATGCGTTTGCGCCAGGTGCACCAACAGGAGCGCCGGGGCTAA
- the rimO gene encoding 30S ribosomal protein S12 methylthiotransferase RimO, whose amino-acid sequence MAKANPKVGFVSLGCPKALVDSERILTQLRMEGYDVVSTYQDADVVVVNTCGFIDSAKAESLEVIGEAIKENGKVIVTGCMGVEEGNIRNVHPSVLAVTGPQQYEQVVNAVHQVVPPRQDHNPLIDLVPPQGIKLTPRHYAYLKISEGCNHSCSFCIIPSMRGKLVSRPVGDVLDEAQRLVKSGVKELLVISQDTSAYGVDVKYRTGFWNGAPVKTRMTELCEALSSLGVWVRLHYVYPYPHVDELIPLMAAGKILPYLDIPFQHASPKVLKAMKRPAFEDKTLARIKNWREICPELIIRSTFIVGFPGETEEDFQYLLDWLTEAQLDRVGCFQYSPVEGAPANLLDLAVVPDDVKQDRWERFMAHQQAISSARLQLRIGKEIEVLIDEVDEQGAVGRCFFDAPEIDGNVFIDDASGLKPGDKVWCTVTDADEYDLWAEKRD is encoded by the coding sequence ATCGCAAAAGCCAACCCCAAGGTTGGCTTTGTTTCCCTGGGTTGCCCGAAGGCTCTGGTCGACTCCGAGCGCATCCTTACGCAACTGCGTATGGAAGGCTATGACGTTGTGTCGACTTACCAGGACGCCGACGTGGTGGTGGTCAATACCTGCGGCTTCATCGACTCGGCCAAGGCTGAATCCCTGGAAGTGATCGGCGAAGCCATCAAGGAAAACGGCAAGGTCATCGTGACCGGCTGCATGGGCGTGGAAGAAGGCAATATCCGCAACGTGCACCCAAGCGTGCTGGCCGTGACCGGCCCGCAGCAGTACGAGCAGGTGGTCAATGCCGTGCACCAAGTGGTGCCGCCGCGCCAGGATCACAACCCGCTGATCGACCTGGTGCCGCCACAAGGCATCAAGCTGACCCCGCGCCACTACGCGTACCTGAAGATTTCCGAAGGCTGCAACCACAGCTGCAGCTTCTGCATCATCCCGTCGATGCGCGGCAAGCTGGTCAGCCGCCCGGTGGGTGACGTGCTCGACGAAGCCCAGCGCTTGGTCAAGTCCGGTGTGAAAGAGCTGTTGGTGATCTCCCAGGACACCAGCGCCTATGGCGTCGACGTGAAGTACCGCACCGGTTTCTGGAACGGCGCGCCGGTGAAAACCCGCATGACCGAACTCTGCGAAGCCCTCAGCAGCCTGGGCGTGTGGGTGCGCCTGCACTACGTTTACCCGTACCCGCACGTCGACGAGCTGATCCCGTTGATGGCCGCCGGCAAGATCCTGCCGTACCTGGACATCCCGTTCCAGCACGCCAGCCCGAAAGTGCTCAAGGCGATGAAACGCCCGGCCTTCGAAGACAAGACCCTGGCGCGTATCAAGAACTGGCGCGAGATCTGCCCGGAGCTGATCATCCGCTCCACCTTCATCGTCGGCTTCCCCGGCGAAACCGAAGAAGACTTCCAGTACCTGCTGGACTGGCTGACCGAGGCCCAACTGGACCGCGTCGGCTGCTTCCAATACTCGCCGGTGGAAGGTGCTCCGGCCAACCTGCTGGACCTGGCCGTGGTGCCGGACGACGTCAAGCAAGACCGTTGGGAGCGCTTTATGGCGCACCAGCAGGCGATCAGCTCGGCGCGCCTGCAACTGCGCATCGGCAAGGAAATCGAAGTGCTGATCGACGAAGTCGACGAGCAAGGCGCGGTGGGCCGCTGCTTCTTCGACGCGCCGGAAATCGACGGCAACGTGTTTATCGACGATGCCAGCGGTTTGAAGCCGGGCGACAAGGTGTGGTGCACCGTGACCGACGCCGACGAGTACGACCTGTGGGCCGAAAAGCGCGACTAA